A region from the Triticum urartu cultivar G1812 chromosome 1, Tu2.1, whole genome shotgun sequence genome encodes:
- the LOC125519342 gene encoding subtilisin-like protease SBT3.17 translates to MKTESPRHLRNPLLALLFLAAAAAAASAAQIAMAAEPEQQAPAAQEAAVHIVYVDRPEDADPEEFHIRTLAPVLGSEEKARGAVLYHYKHAASGFSAKLTTEQVEDLKKQPGVLQVVPSQTYQLHGHEGGHASTTRTMGLM, encoded by the exons ATGAAGACCGAATCCCCGCGCCATCTCCGTAACCCTCTGCTCGCCCTCCTCTTCctcgcagcagcagcagcagcagcgtcGGCAGCCCAGATCGCCATGGCGGCCGAGCCGGAGCAGCAGGCGCCCGCGGCGCAGGAGGCGGCCGTGCACATCGTGTACGTCGACCGCCCCGAGGACGCCGACCCCGAGGAGTTCCACATCCGCACCCTCGCCCCCGTCCTCGGCAG CGAGGAGAAGGCCAGGGGCGCCGTCCTCTACCACTACAAGCACGCCGCCAGCGGATTCTCCGCAAAGCTCACCACCGAGCAGGTCGAGGACCTCAAGA AGCAACCAGGTGTCCTTCAGGTTGTGCCGAGCCAGACCTACCAGCTCCATGGACATGAGGGTGGACATGCCAGCACAACGCGCACAATGGGCCTTATGTGA